The Streptomyces puniciscabiei genomic interval GCCGGAGCCGGCGCCGTCGGCCGCTCGATCGCGGGCGAGCTGCTGGAGAACGGCCACGAGGTCCTGCTCATCGACAAGGCCCCGACCGCCATCTCGGTGGAGCGGGTGCCCCAGGCGGAGTGGCTGCTGGCCGACGCCTGTGAGATCACGTCCCTGGACGAGGCGGCGCTGCAGCGCTGCAACGTCGTCATCGCCGCGACCGGCGACGACAAGGTCAACCTGGTCGTCTCGCTGCTCGCCAAGACGGAGTACGGCGTCCCGCGCGTCGTCGCCCGTGTCAACAACCCGAAGAACGAGTGGCTGTTCAACGAGGCCTGGGGCGTGGACGTGGCCGTCTCCACCCCGCGCCTGATGTCGGCCCTGGTCGAGGAGGCGGTGAGCGTCGGCGACCTGGTCCGTCTTCTCCGCTTCAGCCACGGCGACGCCAACCTGGTGGAGCTGACCCTGCCCGAGGAGTCGGCGCTGGCCGGCACCCAGGTGGGCGATGTCCAGTGGCCCGAGGACACCTCGCTGGTCACCATCATCCGCGGCACCCGCGTCCTGACCCCGTCCAAGGAGGACTCCCTGGAGCCGGGCGACGAACTCCTCTTCGTGGCCGCCCAGGCCCGAGAGGAACAGCTGGAGGAGCTGCTGTCGGTCCGGCGCGAGGACACAACGAGCTAGCGGATGCGCTGCCGCGCGAAGGGCCCGGGGATCCCCGAATCCACCGGGCCCTTCGCGTGCCGACACCCGAACCCTCCGCTGACCTCCGCCCACGCCCCCGCCCGCTCACACCGGCGCCACGGCAACACGCGCCCCGTCACCGCGACAAGGCCATGCGAAGGCCCGGGACCCTCGGTGGGTCCCGGACTGGTGGGAGGACACAACGAGCCAGCGGATGCGCTGCCGCGCGAAGGGCCCGGGGATCCCCGAATCCACCGGGCCCTTCGCGTGCCGACACCCGAACCTTCCGCTGACCACCGCCCACGCCCCCGCCCGCTCACACCGACGCCACGGCAACACGCGCCCCGTCACCGCGACAAGGCCATGCGAACCGCCCAGGACCACCGGTGGGTCCCGAACCGGTGCGAAGCCGCGGCACCCCTGCCAGGCATCCCGCCGGTGCCGTCCCCGGCCGCCTCGCCCGCCCACACGCGAGAAGCAGCTCTCTGCCGCCGGTCCGGCGCGAGGACACCACGAGCCAGCGGATACGCTGCCGCGCCAAGGGCCCGGGGATCGCCGGAGCCGCCGGGCCCTTCGGGTGCGGACGCTCAGGGACTCCGGCCCGCGCGCCGCTCACGCCGGTGCCGCAGGGCGCTGCCGGACGTCACCTCGAAGATGCCCCGGGGTGGGTTGAGCCCGACGGCCGGCAGTGTGCGCGGCGGCCTCTCGCCGGTGAAGGTCGCCGCCGTGACGTCGCGGTGCCGGGCCGGCTAGGCCTCCCGGCGGTGCCGTCCGCCGGTCGCCTCGCCGCCCTCGGTGGCCAGCGCCGCCTTGCGCTCCGCCTCGGCCTTCTCCTCGGCCTCCATCTCGGCGAAGACGTCGATGGGCGCGGGGGCCTTCGCGAGGAAGACCCAGGTGAGCCAGACCGCCAGCAGGAACGGCGGGATCTTCAGGATGACCAGGACCCAGCCGAGCTTGGTGGTGTCGGACCACCAGTACAGCGGGAAGAGGATCGCGCACTTGGCGAGCAGGATCAGACCCCAGGCCCAACTCGCCTTCGCGTAGGCCTTCTTGCGGCCGGGGTTGCGGGTGCGCCAGGAGAGGTTCTCCTTGAAGACCGGACCGAGGATGAGTCCCATCAGGGGCACCCCGGCCAGGGTCGTGACGATGTACGCCAGCGCCAGGCCCAGCGTGTAGAGCATGCCCGGAAGGTAGAAGTTCTTGGCGTTGCCCGTGAACATCGCGAACGCGACACCGAAGGCCACGCCGAAGACACCGCTGAAGGCGTGCTTGACCGTGTCCTTCATGACGAGCCGGACCACGACCAGCACGAGGGAGACCGCCAGCGCGGCGATCGCCGACAGGTGCAGGTTCTTGTTCACCGTGAAGATCGCGACGAAGAGCAGGCCCGGCACGACCGTCTCGACCATGCCGCGGACGCCGCCGAACGCCTCGAACAGCGCGGCCTCGGTCACCGCCCGGGCATCGTCGGGCTGAGCCTCTCCGGCGTCTTCGGTCGGCTTGTCGAGGGACGTCACCGGCTACTCCCGTCCGAGGGGTCGCAGTTCGTATTTCGGGTTGAAGAGCACCCGGCGGCCTCTGCTCATCGAGATCCGGCCCGATGCGATCAGCTTGCGCCCCGGTTCTATGCCCACGATGGAACGCCTGCCGAGCCACACCACGTCCAGCGCGGCGGAGCCGTCGAACAGCTCGGCCTCCAGGGCGGGGACTCCGGCGCGCGGTCGCAAGGTGACCGTGCGCAAGGTACCAGTTACGGTGACGATCTGCCGGTCGTGGCAGTCGCCGATCCTGGTACAGCCCGCTGTCTCGGCGTCCTCACGCAGTTCCTCGGACTCCAGGTCCTCCTGCGACGAGGAAAGCCGGTCGAGCATGCGCCGGAACCGGCCGGCCGGCTTTTCGGAACGAGGAACAGCACTCATACCTGAAGCGTACCGGGGCCCACCGACACCGCCGTAGCCAAGCTCACTTCACCACCCGGCCCACTTCCCGAAACGTGCAGCTCACTTCTCGAACCGGTATCCCATCCCCGGTTCGGTGATGAAGTGCTTCGGGTGCGACGGGTCCGTCTCCAGCTTGCGGCGCAGCTGGGCCATGTACACGCGCAGGTAGTTGGTCTCGGTGCCGTACGACGGCCCCCACACCTCCTGCAGCAGCTGCTTCTGGCTGACGAGGCGGCCGGTGTTGCGGACCAGCACCTCCAGCAGGTGCCACTCGGTCGGGGTGAGGCGGACGTCCTTGCCGGCGCGGTTGACCTTCTTGGCGGCCAGGTCGACGGCGAAGCCCTCCGTCTCGACGGTGGTCAGGTCGTCCTCGCCGGGCCCGACCGGCTCGGCCCGGCGCACGGCGGCCCGCAGCCGGGCCAGCAGCTCGTCCATGCCGAAGGGCTTGGTGACGTAGTCGTCGGCGCCCGCGTCCAGCGCCTCGACCTTCTCGTCCGAGGAGTGCCGGGCGGACAGGACCAGGATGGGCACCCGGGTCCAGCCGCGCAGGCCCCGGATGACCTCGACGCCGTCCATGTCGGGCAGCCCCAGGTCGAGCACGACCACGTCGGGGTGCCGGGAGGCGGCGAGATCCAGGGCGGTACGGCCGTCGGGCGCCGCGTCGACCTCGTACTTGCGCGCCTTGAGGTTGATCACGAGGGCGCGCACGATCTGCGGCTCGTCGTCGACCACGAGCACCCGGGTCATAGAGTCGTCTGCCTTTCTGGTTCTGCGAGGCCCCGGCCCGCTTCGCGGGACTCGGGACGCGATCCTGCCGCGCGGAGGCTGAGCACCATGGTGAGTCCGCCGCCCGGCGTGTCCTCGGCGTTGAGGGTCCCGCCCATGGCCTCCGCGAAGCCCCGGGCGACGGCGAGGCCGAGCCCGACCCCGGCGCCGCGCGGGGCGTCGCCGTACCGCTGGAAGGGTTCGAAGATGCGGTCCTTGGCCTCGTCCGGCACGCCCGGCCCGCGGTCCACCACCCGCACCTCGACCCGGTCGGCCATGGCGCTCGCGGACACCAGCACCGGCCGCCCGCGCGGGCTGTACTTGACGGCGTTCTCCACCAGGTTGGCCACCGACCGCTCCAGCAGCCCGGGGTCGACCTCGACCATGGGCAGCGACTCCGGCACGTCCAGCTCGACGCTGTCCTCGGGTACGCCGACCAGGGCCATCGGTACGACCTCGTCCACGTCGATCTCGCGGATCAGCGGGGTGACCGTACCGGTCTGCAGACGGGACATGTCGAGGAGGTTGCCGACGAGGTGGTCCAGCCGGTCGGCACCCTCCTCGATGCCCTGCAGCAGCTCCGTCCGGTCCTCCTCGGACCAGTCCACGTCGTCGGAGCGCAGACTCGACACCGCCGCCTTGATGCCGGCCAGGGGCGTCCGCAGGTCGTGGCTGACGGCGGCGAGCAGCGCGGTACGGATCCGGTTGCCCTCGGCGAGCGCCCGGGCCCGGTCGGCCTGCTCCTGCAGCCGCCGGCGGTCCAGCGCGACGGCGGCCTGCGCGGCGAAGGCGGCGAGCACCCGGCGGTCCTCGGCGGGCAGCACCCGGCCGGTGAGCGCGAGCGCCATGTGGTCGCCCACCGGCATGTCGACGTCGGCGTCCTCGGGCCGCTGCAGCGGGCGCCCGAATCCGGCGCGCCCGGCACAGGTCCACGGCTCGACGTCGCTCGCCCGCTCCAGCAGCGCGGCCGACTCCATCGCGAAGGTCTCCCGCACCCGCTCCAGCAGTTCCTCCAGGCTGGTCTCGCCGCGCAGCACGTTCCCGGCGAGGAAGGAGAGTATCTCCGACTCGGCGCGCAGCCGGGCGGCCTGATGGGTGCGCCGGGCGGCGACGTCCACCACCGAGGCGACCGACACGCCGACCCCGAAGAAGATCGCGATGGCGACGATGTTCTTGGGGTCGGCGATGGTCAGCCGGTGCAGGGGCGGGGTGTAGAAGTAGTTCAGCAGCAGCGAGCCGAAGGCCGCCGAGGCCAGCGCGGGCAGCAGGCCGCCGAGCAGTGCCGCCGCGACGGTGACGGCGAGGAACAGCAGCATGTCGTTGGCGAGGCCGAGACTGGCGGTGTCGAGCAGTACCGCGAGGACCGCGGGGCCCACCAGGCCCACCGCCCAGCCCCAGATGATCCGGGCCCGCCCGAGCCGTCCGCCGCGGGCCACGGGAAGTCCACGGCCCTTGGCGACCTCCTCGTGGGTGACGATGTGGACGTCGAGGTCGGGCCCGGATTCCCGGGCGACCGTCGCGCCGACGCCGGGCCCGAAGACGTACTGCCAGGCCTTGCGGCGCGAGGATCCCAGCACGATCTGGGTGGCGTTCACGCCCCGCGCGAAGTCCAGCAGGGCGGCTGGTATGTCGTCGCCGACCACGTGGTGGAACGTGCCGCCCAGGTCCTCGACGAGCGTGCGCTGGACGGCCAGCTCCTTCGGGGAGGCGGAGGTCAGCCCGTCGCTGCGCGCTATGTACACGGCGAGCACCTCGCCGCCGGCGCCCTTTTCCGCGAGCCGCGCGGCCCGCCGGATCAGGGTGCGTCCCTCGGGGCCGCCGGTCAGCCCGACCACGATGCGCTCCCGCGAGCCCCAGATCTTGGAGACCCGGTGCTCGCTGCGGTAGGCGTTCAGATACTCGTCGACCCGGTCGGCCACCCACAGCAGCGCCAGCTCGCGCAGGGCGGTCAGGTTCCCGGGGCGGAAGTAGTTGGACAGGGCCGCGTCGACCTTGTCCGGCTGGTAGATGTTGCCGTGCGCCATCCGCCGGCGCAGGGCCTCCGGGGACATGTCGACCAGCTCGATCTGGTCGGCCCGCCGTACCACCTCGTCCGGCACGGTCTCCCGCTGGCGCACTCCCGTGATCGACTCCACGACGTCGCCGAGTGACTCCAGGTGCTGGATGTTGACGGTCGAGACGACGTCGATGCCCGCGGTGAGCAGTTCCTCCACGTCCTGCCAGCGCTTGGCGTTGCGGGAGCCGGGGATGTTGGTGTGGGCGAGCTCGTCCACCAGGGCGACGGCCGGCGCCCGGCGCAGCACGGCGTCGACGTCCATCTCGCCGAAGGTGGCACCCCGGTACTCCAGCCGCTTGCGCGGCACCTGCTCCAGGCCGTGCAGCAGCACCTCGGTGCGCGGCCGGTCGTAGTGCTCGACGAAGCCCACGACACAGTCGGTGCCCCGTTCCACGCGGCGGTGCGCCTCGGAGAGCATGGCGTAGGTCTTGCCCACGCCCGGTGCCGCACCGAGGTAGATCCGAAGCTTGCCGCGTGCCATGGCTCCATTCTCTTCCCGTGACTGCTGCCTACGCAGCGTCGACCTTACGGCCAACAATCACGACAAAAGACCCGGGGAGCCGAGCGACGGCCATCTTTGACACAACCCTGATGGCGCGCCCCGCAGGGGCGCGGGGAACTGCGCGAGCAACCACAAGGAACCCGCACCCGGCAACGGAGAACTCCCCCACGGCGCGACCCCGCGAAAACGGGCCGCACCCCTCAAAGGCACGGCCCGTGCAACCCTGCTGAAGCCGTCAGCGGACTTCCGTGATCTCCGGCCCCCGCTGCAGCTGCCCCATCCCGCCGGAGAAGCGGGAGGACTCCTCCTGCTGGATCCCCTCGGGGACCATCTGCGCGTCGTTCGGCAGCTTCAGGACGATCGGGTCGCGAGGCGCCATCGGGCCCTCACCGCGCACCACGACCGTGTCGCGGAAGATCTGCTCCAGCAGCCCGGCGGCCTGCGGCTGCACCGCGCCCTGCCCGGAGATCACACCGCGCAGGAACCACCGCGGGCCGTCCACGCCCACGAACCGCACCACCTGGAAACCACCCGTGCCGTCCGGCAGCTGCACCGGCACCTGGGCGCGCAGTTCCCACCCGAGCGGGCCCTCGACCTCGTCGACGATGCCACCCTGCTGGGTGATGCCGGACGCGATCTCCTCGCGGACCTCGCCCCAGATGCCCTCGCGCTTGGGCGCGGCGAAGGCCTGGAGCTGGATGGCGCTGTCGCGCAGCACGACGGTGGCGGCGACGATCGCGTCACCGGCGACCTCGACCCTGAGCTCCATGCCGTCGACGCCCGGTACGAACAGTCCGCCGAGGTCGACACGGCCCTCGGCGGGGTCCCGTACCTCGCTGCTGTCCCAGGGCCCGTCGGGCCGGGGCCCGGGCTCCAGCCGGACGCGCTCGCGCTCGGCCTCCTCTTCCTCGTCCGCCTCGGTGTCGACGCTGTCGACGACCTGCTCGGCCTCGCCGGCCGCGTCCCCGGCGGCACCCTTCTTCTTGCGACGTCCGAACACGTCACTGTCCTTCCCGGTCGGATACGACCGAAGCGTATCGATTCCCACCCGTCGGACCGCCCTCGGCGGCCTGACCGCTTGTGCCGCTCTCGTCGCCCACCGCGGCATGGCCACCGGTGGACCCGAAGCCCCCTTCGGCCCGCGTCGAATCGGGAAGCTCCGCCACCTCCTGGAAGCGGACCCTCTCGACCTGCTGGACGACCAGTTGGGCAATCCGGTCGAAGCGCTCGAACCGCACGGACTCGCGCGGGTCGAGATTCACCACGATCACCTTGATCTCTCCACGGTACCCGGCATCAACCGTCCCCGGGGCATTCACGAGGGCGACACCGCAGCGCGCGGCGAGACCGGAGCGTGGGTGCACGAAGGCCGCGTACCCCTCGGGCAGGGCGATCGACACCCCCGTGGGGAGCACCGCGCGCTCCCCGGGCGCCAGTTCGCACGGCTCGGTGGTGCGCAGATCGGCTCCGGCGTCCCCCGGATGCTCGTACGCCGGAAGCGGTACGTCGGGGTCGACACGCCGGAGCAGCACGTTCAGGTGGCCGCGGCTCACGGGTTCACCTCGAAGGCGCGGGCGCGCCGGATCTGGTCCGGATCGCTCATGGCGGCCTGGATCTCCTCCTTGCGGCCGTGGTCGATGAAGTGGTCGACCTTGACCTCGATGAAGAGGGCGTCGGCGCGCACCGCGAGGGGGCCGTCGGGGCCGCCGATGCGTCCGGTGGCGGTGGAGTAGATCTTCCGGCCGGCGACGGCGGTGACCTCCGCCTCCAGGTACAGCGTGGTGTCGACGGGCACGGGCCGCACGAAGTCGGTCTCCAGCCGGCCGGTGACGGCGATGGTCCGCAGCAGCCAGTTCAGCGAGCCGAGGGTCTCGTCGAGGGCCGTGGCCAGCACTCCGCCGTGCGCGAGGCCGGGGGCGCCCTGGTGGGCGGGCTGGACGGTGAACTCGGCGGTCAGCGAGACGCCCTCGCCGGCCCGGGCCTCCAGGTGCAGTCCGTGCGGCTGCCCGGGACCACAGCCGAAACAGTGTCCGTAGTGGGCGCCGAGGAGTTCTCCGGGCGCGGGCGCGTCGGGGTGCCGTACCGGTTTCACCGCGTCGGCGGGAGGCTGAAGGCTTACGGAACTACCACTCACAGCCGCAGACCTTACCCGCGCATCAGCGCTCTTCGGATCCCGTGCCAAGCTTGGCTTCATGCAGCTCTCCGCCACCCCCTACGAAGAACGCCTCACCGCCCCCCGCTCGTGGTGGCTGATCAGCTTCCTGGTGGGGGTCTCCTTCGCCCTGATCCTGCTTCCGTTCGGCACCCTGCCGCTGCTCGGCGGCCTGGTCGGCGGTACGGCAGCGGCGGCGGTGGTCGCCAGCGCGTACGGTTCCCCGCGCATCCGGGTCGTGGGCGACTCGCTGATCGCGGGCGAGGCGAAGATCCCGGTGTCGGCGCTGGGCGATTCCGAGGTGCTGGACGCGGAGGAGGCCCGCGCCTGGCGGACGTACAAGGCCGACACCCGCGCCTTCCTGCTGCTGCGCGCCTACATCCCCACGGCGCTGCGGGTGGAGGTCACCGACCCCGGGGACCCGACGCCGTACCTGTATCTGTCGACGCGGGAGCCGGAGCGGCTGGCGGCGGCGATCGAGGCCGCGCGCAAGGCGCACGCCTAGATCGACGACAGGGCCTAGACCGGCCGGGGCGCGTCTAGAGCTCTTCGGGCAGGTCGCGCAGGTTCAGGGGCTCAGCCGGTTCCTCCAGCGGCGGGAGCTCCTCCAGTTCCTCCCAGGGCACCTGGATCCCGCGCAGGTCAGCACGGATACGCGCGGCGAGTCTCCTGGTGTCCCTGCGGTTCATGACCGCCCCGACCGCGGCGCCCACCATGAACGGCATGAGGTTGGGCAGGTCCCGGACCATGCGCTTCATGATCTGCTGGCGCAGCCGGCGTTTCATCTGGCCGCCGAGGGCGGTGTCGTACGTCGACGGCTTCATCACGTCGATGCCGCGCTCCCCCGACCAGGAGGACAGATACGCGGTGCTGCGGGTCTTGAGGTTCCCGGGCGGCCGTACGCCGTAGACCTCGTGCAGTTCGGCGATGAGCTTCAGCTCGATCGCGGCGACCCCGGTGATCTCCGCGGCCAGTTCGGTCGGCATCGCGGGCGGCACCGGCAGCATCGCCGCCGCTCCGATCCCGGCTCCGACCGTCGAGGTGCCGGCCGCCGCGCCCGCCACCAGCTTGTCGGCGAGCTCTTCGGGCCCGAGGCCCGGGAACTGCCGGCGCAGGGTCGCGAGGTCGCGTACGGGGACACGCGGGGCGATCTCGATGATCCGGTCCGCGAGGTAGGCCAGGCCCGCGCGGGCGCGGCTGCCGCCTTTGCGGACGCCTTCCCGGGCCATGTCCCTGGCCTTCCCACGCACCACCGCGACCCGCCGCGCGACCGGCACGGGCTGCCGCACCGGCGCCGGGTGGTCGCCCCGGTCGGCCGCCGGTTCGAGCGGGGCCACCACTCCGGGTGTACCCCGCTCGTCGTCACGCGCGCCGTGCGGGCCGTCGGACGGCCCTTCGTCCGCTTTCCCCTGGGAGAAGCGGCGCTTCCGTGGAGGGGTCGAGCCAGACACGGCCGACCCGACCTCAGTCGCAGTCGCGGCAGATCGGCTGACCGTTCTTCTCCCGGGCCAGCTGGCTGCGGTGATGCACCAGGAAGCAGCTCATGCAGGTGAACTCGTCCTGCTGCTTCGGCAGCACCCGGACGGCCAGCTCCTCGTTCGAGAGGTCGGCGCCGGGCAGTTCGAGGCCCTCGGCGGCCTCGAACTCGTCGACGTCCACCGACGAGGTGGACTTGTCGTTCCGTCGGGCCTTCAGCTCTTCAAGGCTGTCCGAGTCGACGTCGTCGTCGGTCTTGCGTGGAGTGTCGTAATCGGTTGCCATATCGCTCTCCCCCTCTGGGTGTCTGCGGTGTCTCCAGCGCACGTAACGCGTGAGAGGCCGGACTTGTGCCCGACCTGAGGCGGAGATTTTGCCTCACATCAAGGTCTGTTACTCAATCGACACCCAATCCGATCCCTCAAGAGTGATCGGCTTGGATGGCGGTGAGGACCGTACACGGTTCGAATGCCGCACCTCAAAGGCGCCTCACCGTGTACTTCCCGTGATCACGTGCCCTGAAAACCAGGACTTTCCCGGCTTTCCGCCATGTTTCATGATCACGCAGAGTACATGGCTGAAAATCCGCCCATGTGATCGATCACACAGGAGCAAGCTCATTCGGCGGCTGAAAAATTCCGCGTGAAGCGAACACCTCCCGCGTGTGTCGTCCCCGGGCCCGGGACGCCCGGTCGGGCGTCCCGGTCAGGGATCACAGCGGCAGGGTGACCCGCATCACCAGGCCGCCGCCCTCGCGGGGCTGCGCCACGATGTGGCCGCCGTGCGCGCGGGCCACGGACCGGACGATGGACAGGCCGAGGCCCACTCCCTTGTCGCTGCCCGTGCGCTCCGTACGGAGCCGTCTGAAGGGCTCGAAGAGGTTGTCGATCTCGTACGCCGGCACCACCGGCCCGGTGTTCGTGACGGTCAGCACCGCCTGCCCGTGCTGGACCTCGGTATTCACCTCGACCCAGCCGTCCTCGGGAACGTTGTACCGGACCGCGTTCTGCACCAGGTTCAGTGCGATCCGCTCCAGCAGCACGCCGTTGCCCTGCACGACCGCCGGCTTGCGCTCGCCGCGGATCTTCACGCCCTTGGCCTCGGCCTCGGCGTGCACCTGGTCGATGGCCTGGGAGGCCACCTCGGCCAGGTCGACGGGCCCCCGCTCGACGATCTGGTTGTCGCTGCGGGCGAGCAGCAGCAGGCCCTCGACCAGCTGCTCGCTGCGCTCGTTGGTGGCCAGCAGGGTCTTGCCCAGCTGTT includes:
- a CDS encoding potassium channel family protein, whose translation is MRVAIAGAGAVGRSIAGELLENGHEVLLIDKAPTAISVERVPQAEWLLADACEITSLDEAALQRCNVVIAATGDDKVNLVVSLLAKTEYGVPRVVARVNNPKNEWLFNEAWGVDVAVSTPRLMSALVEEAVSVGDLVRLLRFSHGDANLVELTLPEESALAGTQVGDVQWPEDTSLVTIIRGTRVLTPSKEDSLEPGDELLFVAAQAREEQLEELLSVRREDTTS
- a CDS encoding DUF3159 domain-containing protein, with protein sequence MTSLDKPTEDAGEAQPDDARAVTEAALFEAFGGVRGMVETVVPGLLFVAIFTVNKNLHLSAIAALAVSLVLVVVRLVMKDTVKHAFSGVFGVAFGVAFAMFTGNAKNFYLPGMLYTLGLALAYIVTTLAGVPLMGLILGPVFKENLSWRTRNPGRKKAYAKASWAWGLILLAKCAILFPLYWWSDTTKLGWVLVILKIPPFLLAVWLTWVFLAKAPAPIDVFAEMEAEEKAEAERKAALATEGGEATGGRHRREA
- a CDS encoding OB-fold nucleic acid binding domain-containing protein produces the protein MSAVPRSEKPAGRFRRMLDRLSSSQEDLESEELREDAETAGCTRIGDCHDRQIVTVTGTLRTVTLRPRAGVPALEAELFDGSAALDVVWLGRRSIVGIEPGRKLIASGRISMSRGRRVLFNPKYELRPLGRE
- a CDS encoding response regulator — translated: MTRVLVVDDEPQIVRALVINLKARKYEVDAAPDGRTALDLAASRHPDVVVLDLGLPDMDGVEVIRGLRGWTRVPILVLSARHSSDEKVEALDAGADDYVTKPFGMDELLARLRAAVRRAEPVGPGEDDLTTVETEGFAVDLAAKKVNRAGKDVRLTPTEWHLLEVLVRNTGRLVSQKQLLQEVWGPSYGTETNYLRVYMAQLRRKLETDPSHPKHFITEPGMGYRFEK
- a CDS encoding sensor histidine kinase, which translates into the protein MARGKLRIYLGAAPGVGKTYAMLSEAHRRVERGTDCVVGFVEHYDRPRTEVLLHGLEQVPRKRLEYRGATFGEMDVDAVLRRAPAVALVDELAHTNIPGSRNAKRWQDVEELLTAGIDVVSTVNIQHLESLGDVVESITGVRQRETVPDEVVRRADQIELVDMSPEALRRRMAHGNIYQPDKVDAALSNYFRPGNLTALRELALLWVADRVDEYLNAYRSEHRVSKIWGSRERIVVGLTGGPEGRTLIRRAARLAEKGAGGEVLAVYIARSDGLTSASPKELAVQRTLVEDLGGTFHHVVGDDIPAALLDFARGVNATQIVLGSSRRKAWQYVFGPGVGATVARESGPDLDVHIVTHEEVAKGRGLPVARGGRLGRARIIWGWAVGLVGPAVLAVLLDTASLGLANDMLLFLAVTVAAALLGGLLPALASAAFGSLLLNYFYTPPLHRLTIADPKNIVAIAIFFGVGVSVASVVDVAARRTHQAARLRAESEILSFLAGNVLRGETSLEELLERVRETFAMESAALLERASDVEPWTCAGRAGFGRPLQRPEDADVDMPVGDHMALALTGRVLPAEDRRVLAAFAAQAAVALDRRRLQEQADRARALAEGNRIRTALLAAVSHDLRTPLAGIKAAVSSLRSDDVDWSEEDRTELLQGIEEGADRLDHLVGNLLDMSRLQTGTVTPLIREIDVDEVVPMALVGVPEDSVELDVPESLPMVEVDPGLLERSVANLVENAVKYSPRGRPVLVSASAMADRVEVRVVDRGPGVPDEAKDRIFEPFQRYGDAPRGAGVGLGLAVARGFAEAMGGTLNAEDTPGGGLTMVLSLRAAGSRPESREAGRGLAEPERQTTL
- a CDS encoding DUF3710 domain-containing protein, with amino-acid sequence MFGRRKKKGAAGDAAGEAEQVVDSVDTEADEEEEAERERVRLEPGPRPDGPWDSSEVRDPAEGRVDLGGLFVPGVDGMELRVEVAGDAIVAATVVLRDSAIQLQAFAAPKREGIWGEVREEIASGITQQGGIVDEVEGPLGWELRAQVPVQLPDGTGGFQVVRFVGVDGPRWFLRGVISGQGAVQPQAAGLLEQIFRDTVVVRGEGPMAPRDPIVLKLPNDAQMVPEGIQQEESSRFSGGMGQLQRGPEITEVR
- the dut gene encoding dUTP diphosphatase → MSRGHLNVLLRRVDPDVPLPAYEHPGDAGADLRTTEPCELAPGERAVLPTGVSIALPEGYAAFVHPRSGLAARCGVALVNAPGTVDAGYRGEIKVIVVNLDPRESVRFERFDRIAQLVVQQVERVRFQEVAELPDSTRAEGGFGSTGGHAAVGDESGTSGQAAEGGPTGGNRYASVVSDREGQ
- a CDS encoding PaaI family thioesterase: MSGSSVSLQPPADAVKPVRHPDAPAPGELLGAHYGHCFGCGPGQPHGLHLEARAGEGVSLTAEFTVQPAHQGAPGLAHGGVLATALDETLGSLNWLLRTIAVTGRLETDFVRPVPVDTTLYLEAEVTAVAGRKIYSTATGRIGGPDGPLAVRADALFIEVKVDHFIDHGRKEEIQAAMSDPDQIRRARAFEVNP
- a CDS encoding DUF3093 domain-containing protein; translation: MQLSATPYEERLTAPRSWWLISFLVGVSFALILLPFGTLPLLGGLVGGTAAAAVVASAYGSPRIRVVGDSLIAGEAKIPVSALGDSEVLDAEEARAWRTYKADTRAFLLLRAYIPTALRVEVTDPGDPTPYLYLSTREPERLAAAIEAARKAHA
- a CDS encoding DUF4193 domain-containing protein, which translates into the protein MATDYDTPRKTDDDVDSDSLEELKARRNDKSTSSVDVDEFEAAEGLELPGADLSNEELAVRVLPKQQDEFTCMSCFLVHHRSQLAREKNGQPICRDCD